The Ovis aries strain OAR_USU_Benz2616 breed Rambouillet chromosome 2, ARS-UI_Ramb_v3.0, whole genome shotgun sequence nucleotide sequence aatagatggggaaacagtggaaacagtgacagactttatttttctgggctccaaaatcactgcagatggtgactgcagccatgaaattaaaagatgcctactccttggaagaggagttatgaccaacctagacagcatattaaaaaaagagacattactttgccaacaaatgtttccagtagtcatgtacagatgtgagagttgggctataaagacatctgaatgctgaagaattgatgcttttgaactgtggtattggagaagacccttgagagtcccttggactgcaaggagatccagtcagtccatcctaaaggagatcagtcctgggtgttcgttggagggactgatgttgaagctgaaactccaatactttggccacctgatgcaaagagctgactcactggaaaagaccctgatgctgggaaagattgaaggcaggaggagaagggggtgacagaggatgagatggttgtatggcaacaccaactcgatggacatggatttgggtagactccaggagttggtgatggatagggaggcctggcgtgctgcggttcacgggatttcaaagagtcggacacgactgagcaactgaactgaactgaactgaatagtaatcCCAATCACCTTAAACAAAGTTCAATTATTGAGATTTTTCTGGACCATTGGAGTGATTTGAAGGTGGGGCATAATCTGGGTGAAAACTGGTTTACTTCTGCTTTACCtgtattccaacaacacaaaccTTGGGGATTTCATCTTACCAAGGAGAAATTTGATAAAATGTCTTTTACCAGATTTCTCACTTTCAGATTCTGGAAGTTGAGACatgaaaacaaaagtataaaTCTGAGAGAACAGCATAAGTTCTCAAAGTAAAAGCAAGTTCTAACCTTTGCTTCTCTCCTTGGATTCTGGTTCTTTAAGTTTAATCTAGTTAATTTCATCATTATTTTCACCActtactctctttttttttaatttttatttttactttattttactttacagtattgtattggttttgccatacattgacatgaatccaccacgggtgtacatgagttcccaaacatgaacccccctcccacctccctccccatatcatctctcacagggtcatccctgtgcacaacccccaagcatcctgtatcctgcatcaaacatagccTGGCGATTCGTTTTTCACaagatagtatatatgtttcaatgccattctcccaaatcatcccaccctcttcctctccctcagagtccaaaagtctgctctacacatctgtgtctcttttgctgtctcgcatacagggtcatcattaccatctttctaaattccatatccaTTTAATCTTTTAAACTAATAATTTTAGGCATTTCATTCAGCATTTTCGGTTATTTCAGTGTGGGAGTTAGTTTGAAAAATCTGGACTGCCATAACTGAAAAATGGAACACTTGTGTATATTTTCACAATCAAATCCTCAAATTGAAAATCTATTTCCTAACAATATGAGatatagaaagcctagagatattaaaaaaaaaataagtaacggtggtaaatcttaaaaaaaattgagacacTAGTATAAGCAGAGTTGTGGCAAGTGAATTCTCCTGCATAATGCTAGTCCTGTCAAAAAGTGGAACAGTTCTCTCCAAAAGCAACATGGCCATGTAGAGTGTCATTAGAGTCTTTAAAGATTTTCACCACGTGTTGAAATATTTACATGAAATCAAAATGCTGGAAATAACCCCAACCAGTCAACATGAATGGAATGCTCTAACAAGTTATTCTAGATTGACATTAAGCCTTTTGTATAGGCATTAAACAGGATAATTATTATGACTATGTGAAAAATAgaacatttataatataatattaaatgcCAATAGAAGAACATTAAGTAATATATTTGctatataaaataagtatatatcTGGAAGGTAAAGAGCAAAAACTGCACAAATAGTATATCTATTCCACTGGAATAGGAGCAAAggtcatttttttccttaaaaattcttTGTACTTGTTACATAGTTTTCTCAAGAATAAAACCAGGGATTTCAAAATTTAAACTAGCAACTGCCATGCTAATAATTTTTTCCAAACAATTGCAGCATGAAATttcatcatattaaaaagaaagaagaaaaaaggaaaaaggaaggcagAGAGTTGTTTCAACTTAGAATCTGCAACTGGTCCCAAACCATTTCAGCTTCTTTCTTGTGTGATCCCCTATGTAGCTCACAAAAACAACTTTGGCTTCCTATAAGCttcaaatttgttttcaaaaatgagaaagtaaataGAAAATCTGGATCTTGATCTTTATCATCAGACTTTGATTCAGTTCTCAATGGATGAGATTCAGAGAAATGTTTAtgtcatttgaaaataattttcatttgttctttcacTCTCTTAGAGCATTagtgtaaatatatatttgtacataaccattcatttttagtttaagctgttttgtgctttaaaaagtgttttttccTAAACTATGTCTTTCCTCGAATTTCTCATTGTTTGACTAAAGTGCTAATCCTccttcaattttaattttcaaagtcaCTTTCTCCAAGTGGCATTATCTGAATTCTTCAATCAAAATTAGGACCATGTACCTATATTTGAATAGTACTCCATTTCTAGCATAAATTAGGGTGCATAACTGCATATTTATTTGTCATCTGTCTCCAATACGAAGTCTGCCAAAAGGAAGGAACCACTTTTGCTTGATTTATACTATGTAAATGtagtatttaatatattaaatattatgtaCTTATGTATGATAAACAAGTCTCTGGTTAGCTTTTTTCCTCATTCACAGTTCTACCTTCATATTCTATATTTTGGTTGTGAAGTTCTTTCATTTTGTTGCAATGATGGTGACTTTATGAAGAGAAAAGATGACTTTTGTATTCAAACATAATGATTAGAGgaacaaaatcataaaattttgctttctttttttttgcccagGAGAATTCAATGATTCTGCTGCATCTGAGATGTTCATATTTCACAATGGAGGTGTACAAATTTTATGCAAATACCCTGATACTGTTCGACAATTTAAAATGCAGTTGCTGAAAGGGGATAATGTACTCTGTGATCTCACTAAGATTAAGGGAAGTGAAGACACGTTATCCACCAAGAATCTGAATGTCTGTAAATTTCAGTTATCCAATAATAGtgtctctttttttctatataatttGGACAGTTCTTATGCCAGCTATTACATCTGCAAATTGTCAATTTTTGATCCTCCTCCTTTTCAAGTAGATATTCTAAGCagagaatatttgaatatttatggTAAGATATTGTTTTCATCTTCTAGACTTAAgagtatatattcattttaacatttttctcacTAATGAAAACAGTTAAACAAACAAGTATCATATAAACTGCTGAGTTAGAAATAGGTCATATTGTCTTTAAAACAGACATGCTGttgaaaatcaggaaaaaaatgagaacaaatgtCAAAACCCATGGCTTAAGAGCTATTACCTCTATTCACCTAAAGTTTaaggtttgggttttttgttggGGGTATGTGGAATTAAGTGAGATGATTGAAAACAATAGTTTTCTACATTACTTTTCTTACTGTTTTGCAAGAACAGAGACAGCAAAGTCTTTTCCATTAATCACATTTGTAGACTTATATGTACATAGGGtctttttggctttatttttggaTCCTTGCTATCATACTGAGATGATGTTATTTATTAACTATTTACTGCATTTCATGGTTGTACTGAAGAAAAACTATTTGATTAAATAGCTCTTTTAAATTTAGTAAATGAACTTATAATTCAGCAGTGAAAGGGGAGATTTGATTTTGAGAGTTTTTCCTtatccaatcttttttttttaacccagaatCACAGCTTTGTTGCCAGCTGAAGTTCTGGTTACCCATAGGATGTGCAGCTTTTGTTATAGTCTGCGTTTTTGGATGTGTCCTTATGTTTTGGCTTACAAAAAAGGTAAGCATCATCGATCTTTGCTTGCACTAGCTTTACTGGGGATATCAGCAGTTCTTTACTCATCAGAGTATGTATTGCTTTTGCTAGAATAATTTGATTAACAGACAGATAATATCTTTTCTTTAAGATGTGCCTATTAATTAAACCGCTAACTTGGAACAGaagcttatttactttatagCCACTTCATTCCAAGAAGAATTCAGTGGCTTCCAGAGAGatatgtcattattattattccaaaATGCTGAGGGAAAGGGGCCATGAAAAgaccaaaagggaaaaggaaggttaaaaaaattttttaaaagatgcttccgactttaaaaaatattattccatGTGGACTGCAAATTTAATTCTAAGTTTCCAAAGTCAGGGCAGATGAAACTGTTATAAGCTTTCCTCAACTTGTCAATTAAGAAACAATCAGTGAGAAAGTCTTGGAAGATGCCATCAGTAGTTGAGAAAGAAACTGCCAGTTTTTTTTACATGATAAGTTATTAGGACTCCttgcttttaaagaaaatcactGAAAAGTTATGCGGAAAGATAAAAGAACGGTAACAACAAAAATCTCTCTGTGCTGGAGAATATTCTTTTTAATCTATCACAAAATGGGTTCTCAAAGAAATTACACCATTCGGAGTATTATGCAAGGATGTTAGCACCTTCAAGTACATCCACAGTGTGATCACTGGCCACACAGTATGTATATTTGTTTCcagaaaggaatttgaaaagagagacaaagaaggaagagagtAAGATAAGTCCTGTGGTCTTAAGTCTACTGCGGAAGGAAAAGTAAAGGCATAAGTGAGAAAAGATATTGAGCAGAAAGCCTTTTATTTAAAGTCCTTTACATATACGGTtccccttgaaagtgaaagtcactcagttgtgtccaactctttgtgaccccatggactacacagtccatggaattctccaggccagaatactggagtgggtagcctttcccttctccaggggatcttcccaacccagggattgaatccaggtcttccaaattgtgggtggattctttaccagctgagctacaaggggagcccaagaatactagagtgggtagcctatcccttctccagggaatcttcctgacccagaaatcaaactggggtctcctgcattgcaggcagattttttaccaactgagctatcagggaatcccaaaGTCAAGAGCCTAAGTCACATTTAACACTTTGTCACAGACTGCTTCAACAAAGAATAGAAatcagtaacacacacacacacacacacacacacacacagaggaatggagatggggaagaggagaagacAAACCATGTTTCTGACTTTTCTTGCAGAAGTATCCCACCAGCGTGCATGACCCTAACAGTGAATACATGTTCATGGCAGCAGTGAACACTGCTAAAAAGCCGGCACCCACAGGTACAGTGACACATGGGGATTTGGGAAGGGAAGAGTGTTCTTTACATGAagcttataattttaatttttatattataagaAGGGAAGATGTCTCTAAGACAGAATTTTAGTATTTTCTGTAAAAAGCCAAAGCTTCATTTTCACTGAATTGATGCTTTGTCTCATTCATTGAAAATAAACAATATGGTAGAGCTCAAAGTTTGCAATAGGAGCCAAGTTTGCAATAGAGGTTGGGTCAAACTCTATGGGAAATGTAGAATTGGTGCTCAATCTTGAAACGTTAAGTTTGGAAGGGGTATGTGttcccctgtgtgtgtgtatatgtgtgtgtgtttataagaggcagaggaaaggagaaatttTGTTGAAGGGCTTGGCACATAAAGAACTTTTAAAGCATTTATGCCTTATTTCTGTTACAGATGTGACCCGTAATTTGGAACTCCCTGGCACCCAGGCATGAACCAACCTTGGCCAGTTCTCTACAACTTGGAGGGCAAGATTCTCTGTTTCCTGGGCCACAGAGAGTCTGACTTGATTTGACTACATACATCTTCTACTAGAGTTTTGTTCAGTCTGGACCAGTGACTGTGTTGGTCAACAGGGATTTTAACAGACTGCCTTAGTACTGTTGAGTTCTCTCAAAACAAATACCCTCTTGCAACTAGCTTTATAGAAAGCCCAGCTCATGTGTGCTCAACAAACAGACCTCACTGGGATGGAATCCCTGTTTTCACATCTGCTTCTAGCAAAGCACCAGCCAGGAGAACAAACACAtctacaaaaatgttttaaagatgaCAGGGGTGCCAAATCTGCAAAGCAAATGGGCAGCTGAGAGCCAGAGTATGCATTTCACTAGAGACTATCTCTTCTTTCTGTAGGGATCACCATTCCTTTCATAATCAGGCAGTAGAGGAAGATGCttgaaaacttattttatttctgaggTGTGGATGTGTAACAATAGCATACTAATACATTTGTACACAACACTCTTTTATAACGTCTTAACCCCAGTTGACCACTGCCCCAacaatttaaatgctttcttctgccctcaattttccttttaaaaatgtttctaccTAACTACTTGACAGGCATACGGAGTTGGGAGCTACTgtctacattttttccttttgctgctcAGTTACATATATGTAGTTGCAGTCTAGTGAATGTAACTTGCCTATATTCTCCCTAAATAAGCATAATTTTTACTCCAAAGAGATACCTTATTTTCCCAAATTTCCCAATATTTTCCAGATGTCCTTACAATGTATTCTATGAAAAAGATTTACTTTGCCTTCAGTTTGCTTTCCAAATGGTTTACTTTGCTGACATGTTGACACCAGTGGGAGGAAGCATTGCTCAGAATCAAAAGTGACTTCAGTTTTTGACActtttttctactattttttttgttttcatggtGCTATTAATTACAAACCAGCCTATTTTTGGAGATCATGCTAAAATTTTGAACAAACTAAGAAAACCATCTTTCTTTGTCAAACGTTGTCCTGGAAGGTAAAGCCCATGATCCATTCAGCAAAAGGCTGAAGTTCTTAGAGGTCACTGCCAAGCTTCAGCCATGATGCCGCTGTTCTTTACAGGTTGAAGTGGCCCCCATCAGCCTGGAGCAGCTATCCAGACCTGGATGGAATTTCCAGAATCGAGAGACTCTACTGAGCCAGGACAACCAGGTGCTCTTGCTCCCGGGGGCTGAGGCCACCCTGGGAACCAGAGTGGGTCTGCCTGACTTTTCCTCCAGGATCTGTGATGAAACACAGATGTGTCAGGAAAACATCTGTATGATCCCCTCTCCTAGTAACCATTCAGTCTGGAAACTGGCCCTGGCTCTTCAAGACAGTCTTCCTCTGCATTCATTTGGCTGAGAGATTCTAAAGTACATGTAACATGTGATTATTCTTAgctgaaatattttcttcacttCCTGTCTGCATGCCCAAGGCTTCTGAAGCAGCCAATGTGTATGTGACATTTTCAATTTAGGTAAAAAGGGATTATTTAGTAGTTTTAGAATGTGTAGTTGCCTGCTTATTGTTACTTTAAAAGTGAGACCTGATATGTCATTATGCATACTTATATTATTTTAAGCATGTGTGATGCTGGATATGTACAGTACAGTACTGAATGTGTAATTTGAATCAAGTACGATGTTCTACTGAGTTGGACAACCTGGCTGGCTTTGCAGAGGTGTTCCCAGAATTGTTTGTGGCTTTCTGTACGGGGTATCAAGTGGGGAGGACAGCCCTCAGGTGGTCCACTTCTCCTGGTTGTCCGAGTTGTACTCTGACACACCTGCATCCTTAGCTCTGTATGTTTCAAAGGGAATTATTAAAGGATACAATTTCTGTGAAATAAAAGCTGGTTTTAAGAGGAGCTAATTATGAAATAGATTTTACTAGTAGTAGGAAGCTGGAGAATAAACATTTGATACTCAGCAACTGAAAATATCTGTTTTCTTGGAGGAGGGAAATGATTACTGTAGCCAGCATGTGCAAATCTGACCTTGTTCTTAAAGATTGTCACACAGCTTGGAACAGTTGCTCTTTtggttctcatttttttttaattaaaaaaaaattttttttaaacatatagttGGAAGGCCACCAAAATGCCCTAATAGGGCATTGGTTCTAAGTTTTTGACCTAATAGCCTATCACCTCCAACTGGTATGTATTTCCTATAAACAAGCCCCTTTTCTCCATAAACACAATACTATCATCAACATCAGAAAATTTACATGGTTACGTTGCTGCCCCTAATTCTCAGACCACATTCAAGTTTTTCCAGATGTCCTTATAATGTATTCTATGCAAAGGATTCTATCCAGAATCACCCTTTGCATTTAGTCGTCACAGCTTTGTTGCGAACTCTGGTCTGGACAGCTCCTCAGCCTTGATTTCTATGGCTTTGGCTCTTTT carries:
- the ICOS gene encoding inducible T-cell costimulator isoform X2, which gives rise to MSCVIPGEFNDSAASEMFIFHNGGVQILCKYPDTVRQFKMQLLKGDNVLCDLTKIKGSEDTLSTKNLNVCKFQLSNNSVSFFLYNLDSSYASYYICKLSIFDPPPFQVDILSREYLNIYESQLCCQLKFWLPIGCAAFVIVCVFGCVLMFWLTKKKYPTSVHDPNSEYMFMAAVNTAKKPAPTDVTRNLELPGTQA
- the ICOS gene encoding inducible T-cell costimulator isoform X1; its protein translation is MKSDLWYFFLFCTQVEILAGEFNDSAASEMFIFHNGGVQILCKYPDTVRQFKMQLLKGDNVLCDLTKIKGSEDTLSTKNLNVCKFQLSNNSVSFFLYNLDSSYASYYICKLSIFDPPPFQVDILSREYLNIYESQLCCQLKFWLPIGCAAFVIVCVFGCVLMFWLTKKKYPTSVHDPNSEYMFMAAVNTAKKPAPTDVTRNLELPGTQA